The sequence CGGCACCCAGGTCCGCCAGTTCTTCAAGGCTGTACACGGCGCCGCTGGGGTTACTGGGGCTATTGATGACCACCAGCTTGGTACGCGGGGTGAGGGCGGCTTCCAGTTGCGCGGGTGTGATCTTGTAGCCCTGTTCGATGCCCGCCGGCACAAACACGGGCTTGCCGTCAGCGAGCAGCACGATGTCCGGATAGGACACCCAGTAGGGTGCGGGAATCACCACTTCATCGCCGGGATCCACCACCGCCTGCACCAGGTTGTAAAAGCTCTGTTTGCCCCCACATGAGACGAGGATCTGGCGTGGCGTGTAGTCCAAGCCATTGTCACGCCGGAACTTGCCGATGATGGCCTGCTTGAGCGAGGGGGTACCGTCCACCGCCGTGTATTTGGTGAACCCCTTGCGGATGGCTTCGATGGCTGCGGCCTTGATGTGGTCTGGCGTGTCGAAGTCGGGTTCGCCCGCGCCGAGGCCGATGATGTCCTTGCCTTGCGCCTTGAGGCTGGCGGCCAGAGCCGTCACGGCAAGGGTGGGTGAGGGCTTGATGGCCTGTACGCGTCTGGAGAGTTCCACTTGGGTTCCACCGGGGTCGAGAGGGAATTCTTGAAGTCGGAGATGGTTGGGCGCTCCCACCCCAAAGCAGGGGCGGAAACGGCCGCATGCTAGAATCCAACGCTTTGCAAAAACCGCGATTTTACCCTTGATCGTCACCTTCCCCAATAGTCCCTACCAGCTCTACCAGCCGTTCCCGCCGGCAGGCGACCAGCCCACCGCCATCGAGCAGCTGGTGGAGGGAATCCGGGACGGACTGGCGTTCCAGACCCTGCTGGGGGTGACTGGCTCCGGTAAGACCTACACCATGGCCAACGTCATCGCCCGGCTGGGGCGGCCGGCCATCGTCATGGCACCCAACAAGACGCTCGCCGCCCAGCTTTACGCCGAGTTTCGGGAGTTCTTTCCCCACAACGCAGTGGAGTATTTCGTTTCCTACTACGACTACTACCAGCCCGAGGCCTACGTGCCCGCGCGCGACCTGTTCATCGAGAAGGATTCCTCCATCAACGAGCACATCGAGCAGATGCGCCTGTCTGCCACCAAGGCGCTGATGGAGCGGCGCGATGCGGTGATCGTGGCGACCGTCTCGGCGATCTACGGCATCGGCGATCCGGTGGACTATCACGCCATGATCCTGCATCTGCGTCAGGGCGAGAAACTCTCGCAACGCGACGCCATCCGGCGCCTTGCCGAAATGCAGTACGAGCGCAACGAAATGGAGTTCCGACGCGGCGTGTACCGGGTGCGTGGCGATGTGATCGACATCTTCCCGGCGGAAAACGCCGAGCTAGCGGTGCGCCTGTCTCTGTTCGACGACGAGATCGAAAGCATCGCCCTGTTCGACCCCTTGACCGGACACATGGTGCAAAAAGTGCCGCGCTTCACCGTCTATCCTTCGAGCCACTACGTCACGCCGCGTGCCACCACGCTGCGCGCGATCGAGGCGATCAAAGCGGAGCTGGCCGCGCGCATCGAATGGTTCCAAAGCCAGGGCAAGCTGGTGGAAGCCCAGCGCATTGCCGAACGCACCCGCTTCGACCTGGAAATGCTCAACGAGCTGGGTTTCTGCAAAGGCATCGAGAATTATTCCCGCCACCTCTCTGGCCGCCAGCCGGGGGAACCGCCACCCACTCTGATCGATTACCTGCCGCGCGATGCCATCATGTTCATCGACGAATCCCACGTGACCATTCCCCAGATCGGTGGTATGTACCGGGGCGACCGCGCGCGCAAGGAAAACCTCGTGGATTACGGCTTCCGCCTGCCTTCCGCCTTGGACAACCGACCCCTGCGCTTCGACGAATTCGAGAAGCTCATGCCCCAGACCATCTTCGTCTCCGCCACGCCGGCGGAATACGAGGCGCGGCACGCAGCCCAGGTGGTGGAGCAGGTGGTCCGTCCCACCGGCCTCGTGGATCCGGAGGTGGAAGTGCGGCCGGCCACCACTCAGGTGGACGATCTGCTCTCGGAAGTGAAGGCGCGCGTGGCCGCTGACGAGCGCGTCCTGGTGACCACGCTCACCAAGCGCATGGCTGAGGATCTCACCGACTATCTCCTGGATCACGGCGTGCGCGTACGCTACTTGCACTCGGACATCGACACGGTGGAACGGGTGGAGATCATCCGCGACCTGCGCCTGGGCGAGTTTGACGTATTGGTGGGCATCAATTTGCTACGCGAGGGGCTGGACATTCCTGAAGTGTCACTGGTGGCCATCCTGGACGCGGACAAGGAGGGCTTCTTACGTTCCGAACGTTCCCTCATCCAGACCATCGGCCGCGCAGCGCGGCACATCCACGGCAAGGCCATCCTCTATGCGGATACGGTGACGGAGTCCATGCGTCGCGCCATCGATGAAACTGAGCGTCGGCGCGCCAAGCAAATCGCCTACAACCAGGCCCACGGCATCACGCCCAAGGGTGTGGTCAAACGCATCAAGGACATCATCGAAGGGGTGTACGACTACGAGCAGGCCCAGGAAAAACTGCTCGCCCAGCAGGAAGCCGCAGGCTATGCCCACATGAGCGAGAAAGAACTCACACGCGAGG comes from Thiobacter sp. AK1 and encodes:
- the uvrB gene encoding excinuclease ABC subunit UvrB; this encodes MIVTFPNSPYQLYQPFPPAGDQPTAIEQLVEGIRDGLAFQTLLGVTGSGKTYTMANVIARLGRPAIVMAPNKTLAAQLYAEFREFFPHNAVEYFVSYYDYYQPEAYVPARDLFIEKDSSINEHIEQMRLSATKALMERRDAVIVATVSAIYGIGDPVDYHAMILHLRQGEKLSQRDAIRRLAEMQYERNEMEFRRGVYRVRGDVIDIFPAENAELAVRLSLFDDEIESIALFDPLTGHMVQKVPRFTVYPSSHYVTPRATTLRAIEAIKAELAARIEWFQSQGKLVEAQRIAERTRFDLEMLNELGFCKGIENYSRHLSGRQPGEPPPTLIDYLPRDAIMFIDESHVTIPQIGGMYRGDRARKENLVDYGFRLPSALDNRPLRFDEFEKLMPQTIFVSATPAEYEARHAAQVVEQVVRPTGLVDPEVEVRPATTQVDDLLSEVKARVAADERVLVTTLTKRMAEDLTDYLLDHGVRVRYLHSDIDTVERVEIIRDLRLGEFDVLVGINLLREGLDIPEVSLVAILDADKEGFLRSERSLIQTIGRAARHIHGKAILYADTVTESMRRAIDETERRRAKQIAYNQAHGITPKGVVKRIKDIIEGVYDYEQAQEKLLAQQEAAGYAHMSEKELTREVKRLEKAMLEAARNLEFEKAAQLRDRMNLLKQQLFGVVEHDQG